The following are encoded together in the Candidatus Omnitrophota bacterium genome:
- a CDS encoding LysM peptidoglycan-binding domain-containing protein: MNTTKLASILSIIVTVLILSGCATAPVMTPLKPPAGVPGTYHKVEKGQTLWRISKTYGVDLDEIIKFNRISDVTKIEVNQLIFIPRASGRKTVSSVSSDEDFIWPIKGKVISTFGATYDNVINKGLNIEPYYNGDVIASRGGRVVFYSDKLESFGKTLIIDHGDGLLTVYSRNSKVFVKLGDNITRGTLIAKAGKSKRGKKEYLHFEIRKNSIPQNPYYFLP; this comes from the coding sequence ATGAATACTACTAAACTGGCTTCAATCTTAAGTATTATCGTAACTGTTCTTATATTATCGGGGTGTGCTACGGCGCCGGTCATGACTCCACTAAAGCCTCCTGCCGGAGTACCTGGTACTTACCATAAGGTTGAAAAGGGTCAGACATTGTGGCGTATATCAAAAACTTACGGTGTAGATTTGGATGAAATTATAAAGTTTAACCGTATTTCAGATGTAACTAAAATTGAAGTCAACCAGCTTATATTTATTCCCCGGGCATCCGGAAGAAAAACAGTCTCAAGCGTTTCTTCTGATGAAGATTTTATCTGGCCAATAAAAGGAAAAGTCATATCCACATTTGGTGCAACTTACGACAATGTTATTAATAAAGGGCTTAATATCGAACCCTACTATAACGGGGATGTCATTGCCTCAAGAGGAGGAAGGGTTGTTTTTTATTCTGATAAACTGGAATCATTCGGAAAAACCCTGATTATTGACCACGGTGACGGTTTGCTTACAGTATATTCAAGAAATTCAAAGGTTTTCGTAAAGCTGGGTGACAACATCACAAGAGGCACGCTTATTGCAAAGGCCGGTAAATCAAAAAGAGGAAAAAAGGAGTACCTACACTTTGAAATAAGAAAGAACTCTATACCTCAAAACCCTTATTATTTTCTACCATGA
- the thiC gene encoding phosphomethylpyrimidine synthase ThiC — translation MTLLECARKNIKSVTLEKVARFEGVTNSFLAEKIKKGHAVIPLNKNHSIEKPCAIGSGLKTKINANIGTSTDSPDIKEELHKLDIAVKYGADAIMDLSVGGDLRAIRKEVIKRSPIPVGTVPVYQISVNAKKYNGGLLEFNHKDVLSALTEQAKEGVDFFTIHAGVNRKSLSSLKDNLRLMSIVSRGGAILASWIKKHGKENPFYEYFDEVLDIAREYDVTLSLGDGLRPGSIFDATDKPQLAELKILGQLAVRARNKGVQVMIEGPGHVPIDQIQKNILLQKKLCDNAPFYVLGPLVTDVAAGYDHITSAIGGAMAASFGADFLCYVTPAEHLRHPDAEDVREGVIASRIAAHAADITKGIKSALNWDKEMSLARRNRDWKRQIELAIDPDKAKAYRQASKPSDKEVCTMCGEYCSIKLIDEHV, via the coding sequence ATGACTTTATTAGAATGCGCAAGAAAAAATATTAAGTCTGTTACGCTTGAAAAAGTCGCGCGTTTTGAAGGCGTAACAAACTCATTCCTCGCAGAAAAAATAAAAAAAGGGCATGCAGTAATTCCTCTTAATAAAAATCATTCCATAGAAAAACCCTGTGCGATCGGCAGCGGATTAAAAACAAAAATAAACGCAAATATAGGCACGTCAACCGATTCCCCTGACATCAAAGAAGAACTGCATAAACTTGATATTGCCGTTAAATACGGCGCTGACGCTATAATGGATTTAAGCGTCGGAGGAGACCTGCGGGCGATAAGAAAAGAGGTCATTAAAAGAAGCCCTATACCCGTGGGAACAGTCCCTGTCTATCAAATATCAGTAAACGCAAAAAAATATAACGGCGGCTTGCTGGAATTTAACCATAAGGACGTCTTAAGCGCTCTTACAGAGCAGGCAAAAGAGGGGGTTGATTTTTTTACCATACATGCAGGCGTAAACCGTAAAAGCTTAAGTTCATTGAAAGATAACCTTCGCCTGATGAGTATCGTATCCCGCGGCGGGGCCATCCTTGCAAGCTGGATAAAAAAGCATGGTAAAGAGAATCCATTTTATGAATATTTTGACGAAGTCCTGGATATAGCCCGTGAATACGACGTAACATTGAGCCTGGGAGACGGATTACGGCCAGGCTCAATATTCGACGCAACGGATAAACCACAGCTGGCAGAACTAAAGATTTTAGGGCAATTAGCAGTAAGGGCAAGAAATAAAGGTGTGCAGGTGATGATTGAAGGGCCAGGACATGTGCCTATTGATCAGATACAAAAAAACATCTTACTTCAAAAGAAATTATGCGATAATGCGCCTTTTTATGTGCTTGGTCCGTTGGTTACGGATGTTGCTGCCGGCTATGATCACATTACTTCAGCTATTGGAGGGGCTATGGCTGCCAGCTTTGGCGCAGATTTCCTGTGTTATGTCACACCTGCGGAACATTTAAGGCATCCTGACGCAGAGGATGTAAGAGAAGGGGTCATCGCTTCAAGAATAGCAGCACATGCCGCAGATATTACTAAAGGGATAAAATCTGCCCTTAACTGGGATAAAGAAATGTCTTTAGCAAGAAGAAACCGCGATTGGAAACGCCAGATAGAGCTTGCTATTGATCCTGACAAAGCAAAAGCTTACAGGCAGGCATCTAAACCTAGTGATAAAGAAGTCTGCACAATGTGCGGTGAATATTGCTCTATAAAGCTTATTGATGAGCATGTGTAA
- the thiE gene encoding thiamine phosphate synthase — MPSILSRRRLLKSSLLYAVIDKETCRNNSVIGAAGNAIAQGADIIQLRDKISNKKQVLEYANSISKLAKSRKKLFIINDFIDIAKIADCDGVHLGQDDMPIEAARKILGKQKLVGISCHSPKQAVSAQNKGADYIGIGPIFATPTKPKTLPIGLKTLREINKLVQIPYFAIGGININTIRQIIDNGAKRIAVVRAANHGKKLKDILGKNLKRP, encoded by the coding sequence ATGCCATCTATTCTTTCGAGAAGAAGACTGCTAAAAAGCTCATTGCTTTATGCGGTCATTGATAAAGAAACATGCAGGAATAATTCTGTAATTGGAGCAGCCGGTAACGCGATTGCGCAGGGTGCCGATATAATACAGCTGCGTGATAAAATATCAAATAAAAAGCAAGTCCTGGAATATGCGAACAGCATTTCAAAACTTGCTAAATCCAGGAAAAAGCTTTTTATTATTAACGATTTTATTGATATTGCTAAAATCGCTGATTGTGACGGCGTGCACCTCGGGCAAGACGATATGCCGATAGAAGCTGCCAGGAAAATACTAGGTAAACAGAAACTTGTCGGGATTTCCTGCCATAGCCCAAAACAGGCAGTAAGCGCGCAGAATAAAGGAGCAGACTATATTGGGATAGGCCCGATTTTTGCTACTCCGACAAAACCAAAGACCTTGCCTATCGGCTTAAAGACCCTAAGGGAAATCAACAAACTAGTACAAATTCCTTATTTTGCAATAGGGGGGATAAACATAAATACTATCAGACAAATAATTGATAACGGAGCTAAACGTATAGCAGTAGTAAGAGCTGCGAATCACGGTAAAAAATTAAAAGATATACTTGGCAAAAATTTAAAAAGGCCTTAA
- a CDS encoding thiamine-phosphate pyrophosphorylase, which translates to MLKAAGKLPIERIIDANLNRLKEGLRVCEEVARFILEDGSLTSEIKRIRHSIDSALTFINKDKRLIRYRNIEEDIGKKTTGSELRRKDITDVFFANIQRAKESTRVIEEFSKITDKGTSLKFKKIRYAIYSFEKKTAKKLIALCGH; encoded by the coding sequence TTGCTAAAAGCTGCCGGTAAATTACCGATTGAAAGGATAATAGACGCAAATTTAAACCGCTTAAAAGAAGGCCTGAGGGTCTGCGAAGAAGTAGCCAGGTTTATCTTAGAAGACGGCTCTCTTACTTCAGAGATAAAACGTATCCGGCATTCTATTGACTCTGCGTTAACATTTATTAATAAAGATAAACGTCTGATCCGTTATCGAAATATAGAAGAGGATATAGGCAAGAAAACAACCGGCAGCGAATTAAGAAGAAAAGATATAACCGATGTATTTTTTGCCAATATCCAACGGGCTAAAGAATCTACGAGGGTTATAGAAGAATTTTCTAAAATTACGGATAAAGGCACTTCGCTTAAATTCAAAAAAATCAGATATGCCATCTATTCTTTCGAGAAGAAGACTGCTAAAAAGCTCATTGCTTTATGCGGTCATTGA
- the rfaE2 gene encoding D-glycero-beta-D-manno-heptose 1-phosphate adenylyltransferase has product MMRTLEDKIKSVSELKSILRKIKSCGQTIVFTNGCFDIIHYGHVKYLQEAKKLGDILVVGINTDSSVKKIKGPDRPVNNQKDRVGVISGLESVDFVVTFSEKTPANLIKALKPDFLVKGADWSTKNIVGADFIKSYGGRVRTIKLLPGRSTSQIINKIAKSCR; this is encoded by the coding sequence CTGATGCGCACACTGGAAGATAAAATAAAAAGTGTTTCAGAGTTAAAATCTATATTAAGGAAAATCAAATCCTGCGGGCAGACTATCGTATTCACAAATGGCTGTTTTGATATCATCCATTATGGGCACGTCAAATACCTGCAGGAAGCCAAAAAACTCGGGGATATCCTGGTAGTTGGCATTAACACCGATAGCTCTGTAAAAAAAATAAAAGGCCCGGACAGGCCGGTAAACAATCAAAAGGACAGAGTAGGGGTAATTTCAGGTCTAGAAAGCGTAGATTTTGTGGTTACATTCAGCGAAAAAACACCAGCTAACCTGATAAAAGCCTTAAAGCCCGATTTTCTCGTTAAAGGGGCTGACTGGAGCACAAAGAATATCGTAGGCGCTGATTTTATTAAAAGTTATGGTGGCCGGGTAAGAACAATCAAACTTCTTCCAGGCCGTTCAACATCCCAAATAATAAATAAAATTGCTAAAAGCTGCCGGTAA
- a CDS encoding SIS domain-containing protein, whose protein sequence is MRDKIKDVILESIQVKEQLLHTSIGLIKDIADTVIDSLKKGGKVIIFGNGGSAADSQHIAAEFIGRFKKDRTALSAIALTTNTSVMTSLANDYGYDIIFAKQIEALGKKDDIAIGISTSGKAKNVVLGIKQAKKMGIKTVALTGCDGGELSKIADVSLIVPSSVTARIQESHITIGHVICELVEHTLCRTES, encoded by the coding sequence ATGAGAGACAAAATAAAAGATGTGATTCTGGAAAGCATTCAGGTAAAAGAGCAGCTGCTTCACACGAGTATAGGCCTGATAAAAGATATTGCCGATACCGTCATTGATTCCCTGAAAAAAGGGGGCAAGGTAATAATTTTCGGCAACGGCGGTTCAGCTGCCGACAGCCAGCATATCGCTGCTGAATTCATCGGCAGGTTTAAAAAAGACCGGACCGCGCTCTCAGCCATAGCCTTAACAACAAATACTTCAGTTATGACTTCATTGGCAAATGATTACGGTTATGACATCATATTTGCAAAACAGATTGAGGCCTTGGGTAAAAAAGATGATATAGCAATCGGCATATCAACCAGCGGGAAGGCAAAAAATGTCGTCCTGGGCATAAAACAAGCTAAGAAGATGGGGATTAAAACCGTTGCCCTTACCGGATGCGATGGCGGAGAGCTCTCAAAGATTGCTGATGTTTCGCTTATCGTGCCTTCATCAGTGACTGCCAGAATACAAGAATCACATATAACCATAGGCCATGTAATATGCGAACTTGTTGAGCATACATTATGCCGCACGGAAAGCTGA
- a CDS encoding 6-phosphofructokinase, which translates to MERIGILTGGGDCPGLNPVIRAVVRKSLIEGYEIIGIKNGWKGLVENDTMKLDLTAVSGILPKGGTILGTSRTNPFKKPEDLKKVQDNFKKLGLYALVAVGGEDTLGAASKLIKNGIKNIVGVPKTIDNDLSCTDYTFGFDTALNIATECIDRLHTTAESHHRIMVVEVMGRHAGWIAIESGMAGGADVILIPEKPIDMDEVCDIIKRRHGRGKTFSIVVVAEGAQFKEKDMVLKEEKLDAFGHVRLGGIGEILAKEIESRTGYETRVSVLGHIQRGGTPTAFDRVLGTRMGVKAVELIMKKDFGKMVALAGNKIVDVPLEKAVSALKTVDDEFYEIAKVFFG; encoded by the coding sequence ATGGAGAGAATCGGTATACTTACAGGCGGAGGAGATTGCCCGGGGTTAAACCCTGTCATAAGGGCTGTAGTCAGGAAATCATTGATTGAAGGATACGAAATCATCGGCATAAAAAACGGCTGGAAGGGGCTTGTTGAAAATGATACTATGAAACTGGACCTGACAGCTGTCTCAGGAATCCTTCCAAAAGGCGGCACGATCTTAGGCACAAGCCGCACAAACCCTTTTAAGAAACCTGAAGATTTAAAAAAGGTCCAGGATAATTTTAAGAAACTGGGTTTGTATGCTTTAGTAGCCGTTGGCGGAGAGGATACGCTGGGGGCAGCATCCAAGCTGATTAAGAATGGGATAAAGAATATAGTAGGCGTGCCCAAAACAATAGACAACGACCTTTCCTGCACAGATTATACTTTTGGATTCGATACCGCGCTTAACATTGCCACTGAATGCATTGACAGGCTTCATACTACCGCTGAAAGCCATCACCGTATCATGGTTGTCGAAGTCATGGGCAGGCATGCGGGTTGGATAGCTATCGAATCGGGAATGGCAGGGGGCGCCGATGTTATACTTATACCTGAAAAACCCATCGATATGGATGAAGTCTGCGACATTATAAAAAGAAGGCATGGCCGCGGCAAAACCTTTAGCATCGTTGTTGTAGCCGAGGGAGCTCAATTCAAAGAAAAAGACATGGTTCTAAAAGAAGAAAAACTTGATGCATTCGGCCATGTTCGCCTCGGGGGCATCGGCGAAATCCTGGCAAAAGAGATCGAATCACGGACAGGTTACGAAACCAGGGTAAGCGTACTAGGCCACATACAAAGAGGCGGCACGCCTACAGCATTCGACAGGGTATTAGGCACGCGTATGGGCGTTAAAGCAGTTGAGTTAATAATGAAAAAAGATTTCGGTAAGATGGTTGCGCTTGCAGGAAACAAAATTGTTGACGTTCCCTTAGAAAAAGCAGTCAGCGCATTAAAAACCGTCGATGATGAATTTTATGAAATCGCCAAAGTATTTTTTGGTTAA
- the amaP gene encoding alkaline shock response membrane anchor protein AmaP, with the protein MRIFTILGILFYSVVLTIIGITMIAFSLNILHLDRIIDFLSLVALNMDSRVIFGLSGLLLILVCLSFAQLIIGRLQREKTIAFTTQSGQVTISLSAVEDLIRRLSVFLPEIKELRPDVIATKKGSLIVDLRVILKSEANIPDLTQRLQDMTKAKLQEVLGIEEEIVTKIHIAKIISVEEKRRRDADKEPTIVPFSTYNSR; encoded by the coding sequence ATGAGAATATTCACAATTCTAGGAATATTATTTTATTCTGTTGTCCTTACCATCATAGGAATCACAATGATCGCCTTTTCCCTGAATATCCTGCATCTAGACAGGATAATTGATTTCTTATCATTAGTAGCGTTGAACATGGATTCAAGGGTAATATTCGGCCTTTCAGGCCTTCTCCTGATACTGGTCTGCCTTTCTTTCGCTCAGCTTATAATCGGCAGGCTTCAGAGGGAAAAAACTATAGCTTTTACAACCCAGTCCGGCCAGGTAACTATTTCGCTTTCAGCAGTCGAAGACCTCATCAGAAGGCTTTCTGTTTTCTTGCCTGAGATCAAAGAGCTGAGGCCGGATGTAATAGCCACTAAAAAAGGAAGCCTTATAGTTGACCTGCGTGTAATATTGAAATCAGAAGCAAACATACCTGATCTTACCCAGAGGCTTCAAGATATGACTAAAGCTAAGCTGCAGGAAGTACTGGGAATAGAGGAAGAGATCGTTACCAAAATCCATATCGCAAAAATAATATCAGTTGAAGAAAAAAGAAGGCGGGACGCTGATAAAGAGCCTACTATTGTCCCCTTCAGCACCTACAACAGCAGATAG
- a CDS encoding Asp23/Gls24 family envelope stress response protein produces MMNRDSKQSDSGIVKIHRNVVASIAAIAAIEIEGVKRVGGNLASGILGIIGKSANFAIKVEFDKNEEARITLPLVIKYGYNIPEVADKVQENVRTALEKMTSLDIKDINISVQGIEK; encoded by the coding sequence ATGATGAACAGAGACAGTAAGCAATCAGATTCAGGTATCGTTAAAATACATAGAAATGTCGTGGCTTCCATCGCAGCCATCGCAGCCATCGAGATAGAAGGCGTAAAAAGAGTCGGAGGCAACCTTGCCAGCGGTATCCTGGGCATAATCGGGAAATCCGCTAATTTCGCTATCAAGGTTGAATTTGATAAGAACGAAGAAGCCCGCATAACTTTACCCCTGGTGATAAAATACGGTTACAACATCCCTGAAGTGGCAGATAAAGTCCAAGAGAACGTAAGAACAGCATTGGAAAAAATGACCAGCCTTGACATCAAAGATATCAATATCAGTGTTCAGGGGATTGAAAAGTGA
- the accC gene encoding acetyl-CoA carboxylase biotin carboxylase subunit, which translates to MFSKILIANRGEIALRIIRAAKELGIRTVAVYSEADRESLHVRFADEAICIGQAQSINSYLNIPAIISAAEITDVEAIHPGYGFLAENAHFAEICESCQITFIGPSPESIRMMGDKMNARLLMEKANVPIVPGSTSVVKTKEEALKIAKRIGYPVIIKASAGGGGKGMRICHNDIKLISSFMVAQQEAEANFGNPAVYIEKYIKNPRHVEIQILADKYGRVIHLGERDCSIQRRHQKLLEESPSPAINNKLRKRLGELAVKGAKSANYSSAGTIEFLVDSNQNFYFMEMNTRIQVEHPVTELVTGIDLIKQQIKIASGEKLNIQQEDVQVKGAAIECRINAEDYENNFLPCPGKIETLILPGGPGVRVDTHIYPGYKISPYYDSLVAKVITFGINRQEAIKTMQRALSEFTVSPIKTTIPFHRQLLDNPLFVKGETSTHFVQDLLKDEASEE; encoded by the coding sequence ATGTTTTCAAAAATATTAATAGCCAATCGCGGCGAAATAGCCTTAAGGATTATAAGGGCAGCTAAAGAACTGGGCATACGCACTGTAGCTGTATATTCAGAAGCTGACCGGGAATCCCTGCACGTTCGTTTTGCTGACGAAGCCATATGTATAGGGCAAGCTCAAAGTATTAACAGCTATCTTAATATTCCCGCCATAATAAGCGCAGCTGAAATCACGGATGTAGAAGCTATCCACCCAGGATATGGGTTTTTAGCTGAGAATGCACATTTTGCAGAGATCTGCGAATCATGCCAGATAACTTTCATCGGGCCATCTCCGGAAAGCATACGTATGATGGGAGATAAAATGAATGCCCGGCTGTTAATGGAAAAAGCAAATGTCCCGATAGTGCCCGGAAGCACCTCCGTAGTAAAAACAAAAGAAGAAGCCCTAAAAATTGCAAAAAGAATAGGCTACCCTGTCATCATAAAAGCTTCCGCCGGCGGCGGCGGCAAAGGCATGCGTATATGCCATAATGATATTAAGCTTATCAGCAGTTTTATGGTTGCCCAGCAGGAAGCTGAGGCAAATTTCGGCAATCCGGCGGTTTACATCGAAAAATACATAAAAAACCCGCGCCATGTGGAGATACAGATATTAGCGGATAAATACGGCAGGGTAATCCACCTCGGAGAAAGGGACTGCAGCATACAAAGAAGGCACCAAAAACTCCTGGAAGAGTCGCCATCCCCGGCCATAAATAATAAATTACGCAAGAGGCTTGGTGAATTAGCGGTTAAAGGCGCTAAAAGCGCTAATTACTCCAGCGCAGGGACGATAGAATTTCTCGTAGACAGCAACCAGAATTTTTACTTCATGGAAATGAATACACGCATTCAAGTCGAGCATCCGGTAACAGAGCTGGTAACGGGTATTGATCTTATAAAACAGCAGATAAAGATCGCATCCGGTGAAAAGCTCAATATCCAGCAGGAAGACGTCCAGGTAAAAGGGGCTGCCATTGAATGTAGGATAAATGCCGAAGACTATGAAAATAATTTCCTGCCCTGTCCCGGTAAAATCGAGACACTTATTCTGCCCGGCGGGCCCGGTGTAAGGGTAGATACGCATATTTATCCTGGTTATAAAATCTCTCCTTATTATGACTCTTTGGTCGCAAAAGTTATTACTTTCGGCATTAACAGGCAGGAAGCGATTAAAACAATGCAAAGGGCCTTAAGTGAATTTACGGTTTCACCAATTAAGACTACTATTCCTTTCCATAGACAGCTTCTGGATAATCCGCTTTTTGTCAAAGGTGAGACTTCTACGCATTTTGTACAGGACCTGTTAAAAGATGAGGCCTCGGAGGAATGA
- the accB gene encoding acetyl-CoA carboxylase biotin carboxyl carrier protein, translated as MNIKEIKEMINLMNENSLMEMEIEKDGMRIRLKKSSPAGENMQSQILIEKERIVQPAAKAVSEITEKENPNSIEIKAPMVGTFYRAPSPEAPPYVEVGQVIEPGQVICIIEAMKLMNEIKSEIKGKIIEILADNAEPVEFGQPMFLIEAV; from the coding sequence ATGAATATAAAAGAGATTAAAGAAATGATTAACCTGATGAATGAGAATTCCCTGATGGAGATGGAGATTGAAAAAGACGGGATGCGCATAAGGCTCAAAAAGAGTTCTCCCGCAGGAGAAAATATGCAATCCCAGATACTGATTGAGAAAGAAAGGATTGTACAGCCTGCCGCAAAGGCTGTTTCGGAAATAACGGAGAAGGAAAACCCTAACTCCATCGAAATAAAAGCACCCATGGTTGGCACATTCTACAGGGCACCATCACCGGAAGCCCCTCCTTATGTTGAGGTCGGACAGGTCATAGAGCCGGGGCAGGTTATTTGTATAATTGAAGCTATGAAACTTATGAATGAAATAAAATCCGAGATAAAAGGAAAAATCATAGAAATACTTGCAGATAATGCTGAGCCGGTTGAGTTTGGACAGCCGATGTTTTTGATAGAAGCGGTATAA
- the efp gene encoding elongation factor P, with amino-acid sequence MALSINDIKSGLTILVDGLPYLVTDAQHVKPGKGAAFVRVKIKNLKNDLIQERTFRGDEKIDPAFIEERKLQYLYSSGNTYHFMDQENFEDIAISEEVVGQKKKFLKENSELNASFYEGEVLNIILPFFINFLVTHTEPGIKGDTAKSGTKPATIETGATIQVPLFVNPGDVIRVDTRTGEYIERA; translated from the coding sequence GTGGCTCTATCGATAAATGACATAAAATCAGGCTTAACTATACTGGTAGACGGATTACCTTACCTGGTCACAGACGCCCAACACGTAAAACCAGGCAAGGGAGCGGCCTTTGTCCGCGTAAAAATAAAAAACTTGAAAAATGACCTGATCCAGGAGAGGACATTCAGGGGAGACGAAAAAATTGACCCCGCCTTTATTGAAGAAAGAAAACTGCAGTATCTATATTCTTCAGGCAATACTTACCATTTTATGGACCAGGAAAATTTTGAAGACATAGCCATATCTGAGGAAGTCGTCGGGCAAAAAAAGAAATTCCTTAAAGAAAACAGCGAATTAAACGCCTCTTTTTATGAAGGAGAGGTTCTCAATATAATTCTTCCTTTTTTTATTAATTTCTTAGTGACTCACACTGAACCGGGCATCAAAGGAGATACAGCCAAAAGCGGGACAAAACCTGCTACGATTGAGACTGGAGCAACTATACAAGTACCTCTCTTTGTTAATCCCGGGGATGTAATCAGGGTAGATACCCGGACCGGAGAATACATAGAGAGGGCATAG
- a CDS encoding aminopeptidase P family protein, protein MKTSCSKRLNNIYKKLRFEKVGALLVTSNCNIEYLTGYPSRDSMLLASAKANCYFTDSRYTQEAAAALKGIAKIIDIKGRLFPGIKEYCNQLQIKSVGFEKNYTTYGQYESLVNEFQNEIRLKAVAGLIENERIIKTETEISLIRDALAITGNALKSITKELKAGKTELEISGIIEQFIRFHGAESSSFNIIVASGSNASYPHHITSSSKIKANQPLLIDLGSRYKGYNCDLTRVFFLGKITPLVRKVYKIVLEAQELAIKKVRPGISIKEIDQAARQHIANNGYGGFFGHSLGHGVGLEVHEAPNITANNKIRLQPGMVFTIEPGIYLPGKFGIRIEDMVVVTKKGCEVLSGSIDK, encoded by the coding sequence ATGAAAACAAGCTGCAGCAAAAGATTAAATAATATATACAAAAAACTGCGATTTGAGAAAGTCGGCGCTCTTTTGGTGACATCGAACTGCAATATTGAATACCTTACAGGCTATCCCAGCAGGGACTCTATGCTTCTGGCATCTGCTAAGGCAAATTGCTATTTCACCGATTCCAGATACACGCAGGAGGCGGCAGCTGCATTAAAAGGAATAGCAAAAATCATAGATATAAAAGGCAGGCTGTTTCCCGGCATAAAAGAATACTGTAACCAGCTTCAAATAAAGTCAGTCGGTTTTGAGAAAAATTATACAACGTACGGACAATACGAATCGCTTGTTAATGAATTCCAAAATGAGATCCGGCTTAAAGCAGTTGCCGGGTTAATAGAAAATGAAAGAATAATAAAAACTGAGACAGAGATTAGCCTTATAAGGGATGCCTTAGCTATAACCGGCAACGCCTTAAAATCCATAACAAAGGAACTTAAAGCCGGAAAAACCGAGCTAGAAATATCCGGTATAATAGAGCAGTTTATACGTTTTCATGGCGCAGAAAGCTCGAGTTTCAATATAATCGTTGCTTCTGGAAGCAACGCCAGCTACCCGCACCACATTACTTCAAGTTCAAAAATCAAGGCAAATCAACCTCTTCTGATAGATTTAGGGTCAAGATATAAAGGTTATAATTGCGACTTGACAAGGGTTTTCTTTTTGGGTAAAATAACTCCTCTTGTAAGAAAGGTTTATAAAATAGTACTTGAGGCTCAGGAATTAGCGATCAAGAAGGTCAGGCCAGGAATCAGTATAAAGGAAATAGATCAGGCAGCCCGCCAGCATATAGCCAATAATGGGTATGGCGGTTTTTTTGGGCACAGCTTAGGACACGGAGTGGGGCTAGAGGTCCACGAAGCGCCTAACATCACTGCCAATAACAAAATTCGCCTGCAGCCAGGCATGGTATTTACTATTGAACCCGGCATATACCTTCCCGGAAAATTCGGAATAAGAATAGAAGACATGGTTGTGGTTACCAAGAAAGGATGTGAGGTTTTAAGTGGCTCTATCGATAAATGA
- the aroQ gene encoding type II 3-dehydroquinate dehydratase: MKKILVIHGPNLNLLGKREPEVYGRVTLAKINSELKKIADKNKIGLIIKQSNHEGEIVDLIGKSKQKFNAILINPAAYTHTSVAIRDAIAGCGLPAIEVHLSNIYAREDFRHKSLISPVAKGTIMGFGMHSYILGLKAIINLFK, from the coding sequence ATGAAAAAAATACTAGTTATTCATGGCCCAAATTTAAACCTGCTTGGCAAAAGAGAACCCGAGGTTTACGGAAGGGTGACCCTGGCTAAGATAAACAGCGAGCTTAAGAAAATAGCGGATAAAAATAAAATCGGTTTGATAATAAAACAATCTAACCACGAAGGCGAGATTGTAGACCTGATAGGAAAAAGCAAGCAAAAATTTAATGCAATTTTGATTAATCCTGCCGCCTATACCCATACCAGCGTAGCAATAAGAGATGCTATCGCCGGCTGTGGGCTGCCGGCGATTGAAGTCCACCTTTCTAATATTTACGCGAGGGAAGACTTCAGGCATAAATCCTTAATCAGCCCGGTTGCCAAAGGCACTATCATGGGTTTTGGGATGCATAGCTACATACTGGGCCTGAAAGCCATAATCAATCTCTTTAAATGA
- a CDS encoding Trm112 family protein produces MIDKELLDMLACPACGSDVTLNNDKIVCKGCGKKYPVKNGVPVMLVDEAEG; encoded by the coding sequence ATGATAGATAAAGAACTTTTGGATATGCTTGCATGCCCTGCATGCGGTTCAGATGTTACGTTGAATAACGATAAAATCGTATGCAAGGGTTGCGGGAAAAAATATCCTGTTAAGAACGGTGTACCGGTTATGTTAGTTGACGAAGCAGAAGGATAA